A region from the bacterium genome encodes:
- a CDS encoding DMT family transporter, protein MNKKLWLVYALVTTLFWGVWGALIELPEKAGFPATLGYVVWALTMLVPVLVALTNIHWKVEWDRRSIALGAAAGFLGAGGQLILFQALRSGPAYLVFPFISLSPVITILMSYLLLRERASKRGWAGILLAMVAMPLLSYQPANSPVQGGLWIILALLVFFAWGIQAYVIKFANETMKAESIFFYMTVTGLLLIPFALWMTDFSQPINWGLKGPWLAALIQILNAIGALTLVYAFRHGKALIVSPLTNAVAPVITIILSLTLYRVIPHPLIVTGMILAIVAVFLMAIEEGGEETESKGVQQ, encoded by the coding sequence GTGAACAAAAAATTATGGCTGGTTTACGCCCTGGTCACTACCCTTTTCTGGGGCGTCTGGGGCGCACTCATCGAACTGCCGGAAAAGGCGGGATTTCCGGCGACTCTCGGTTATGTAGTCTGGGCCTTGACCATGCTGGTCCCGGTGCTGGTCGCCTTGACCAACATCCACTGGAAAGTGGAGTGGGACCGTCGTTCGATCGCGCTCGGTGCTGCCGCGGGTTTTCTCGGAGCCGGTGGCCAGTTGATCCTCTTCCAGGCCCTGCGCAGTGGCCCGGCCTATCTGGTCTTCCCCTTCATCTCCCTCTCACCGGTCATCACCATTTTAATGTCCTATCTATTGCTCCGGGAGCGGGCCAGCAAACGGGGTTGGGCCGGCATCCTTCTGGCCATGGTCGCCATGCCTCTGCTCTCCTACCAGCCTGCAAACAGTCCGGTCCAGGGCGGACTCTGGATTATCCTGGCCCTGCTGGTCTTCTTCGCCTGGGGCATTCAGGCCTATGTGATCAAATTCGCCAATGAAACCATGAAGGCGGAGAGCATCTTTTTCTACATGACGGTCACCGGTCTGCTCCTCATCCCCTTTGCCTTGTGGATGACCGATTTCAGCCAGCCGATCAATTGGGGGTTGAAAGGCCCATGGCTCGCCGCCTTGATTCAGATTCTCAATGCCATCGGCGCGCTCACGCTGGTCTATGCGTTCCGCCATGGTAAGGCTCTTATCGTCAGTCCCTTGACCAATGCGGTGGCCCCGGTAATCACGATCATCCTCTCTCTGACCCTCTACCGCGTCATTCCCCATCCCCTGATCGTCACCGGCATGATCCTGGCCATCGTCGCGGTCTTTTTAATGGCCATCGAGGAGGGTGGAGAAGAGACAGAATCAAAAGGAGTACAGCAATGA
- a CDS encoding amidohydrolase family protein, translating into MKRKAFIFFVLTTAAGTALAQTSPEQLLLKDYRPKSIYRVPVHHIERAKFPVIDVHSHPYAQSSAEIGEWVKTMDRAGIEKTIILSMANGARFDSIYAAYAAWPNRFEVWCGFDFHGYDQPGYGPSAVAELERCYKLGARGVGELGDKGEGLVYGNEPAPGMHLEDPRMDPLLEKCAQLGMPVSIHVGDPIWMYQPMDSTNDGLMNGYTWRLDNKKNLVDLTGMVASLERAVARHPRTTFIACHFANCDYDLTALGKLLDRYPNLYADISARYAETAPVPRATRAFYEKYSTRLLYGTDMGMDAEMYAVTFRILESADEHFYEIGLFNYHWPLYGLDLSDKVLKRVYRTNALKALYPGKK; encoded by the coding sequence ATGAAACGGAAGGCCTTCATCTTCTTTGTCCTCACGACAGCAGCCGGAACAGCGCTGGCGCAGACCTCTCCGGAGCAGCTGCTTCTTAAAGACTACCGGCCCAAATCGATTTACAGGGTGCCAGTCCACCACATCGAGCGCGCCAAATTCCCCGTCATCGATGTTCATTCCCACCCCTATGCCCAGTCATCTGCCGAGATCGGCGAATGGGTGAAAACCATGGACCGTGCTGGCATCGAAAAAACCATCATCCTCTCCATGGCCAACGGCGCTCGGTTCGATTCGATCTATGCCGCCTATGCCGCCTGGCCCAACCGTTTCGAGGTGTGGTGCGGCTTTGATTTCCATGGCTATGACCAGCCGGGCTACGGGCCCTCCGCGGTCGCCGAATTGGAGCGCTGCTACAAGCTGGGCGCCCGGGGCGTCGGCGAACTCGGCGACAAAGGAGAGGGCCTGGTCTATGGCAACGAGCCGGCTCCGGGTATGCATCTCGAAGATCCGCGTATGGATCCCCTGCTTGAAAAATGCGCCCAGCTGGGCATGCCGGTTAGCATCCACGTCGGCGACCCGATCTGGATGTATCAGCCGATGGACTCGACCAACGACGGCCTCATGAACGGATACACCTGGCGCCTTGACAACAAGAAGAACCTGGTCGATCTGACCGGCATGGTGGCAAGTCTCGAACGCGCCGTGGCGCGCCATCCGCGCACCACTTTCATCGCTTGCCATTTTGCCAACTGCGATTACGACCTGACGGCGCTCGGCAAACTGCTGGACCGCTATCCCAATCTGTACGCCGACATCTCCGCCCGGTATGCCGAAACAGCGCCGGTCCCACGGGCAACCCGCGCCTTTTATGAGAAATATTCCACCCGCCTCCTCTATGGCACCGACATGGGCATGGATGCCGAGATGTATGCGGTCACTTTTCGCATTCTTGAATCGGCGGATGAGCATTTTTATGAGATCGGGCTCTTCAATTATCACTGGCCGCTCTACGGACTGGACCTGAGCGATAAGGTGCTCAAACGGGTCTATCGCACCAATGCCCTCAAGGCCCTCTATCCGGGCAAAAAATGA